From a single Armatimonadota bacterium genomic region:
- a CDS encoding PEP-CTERM sorting domain-containing protein (PEP-CTERM proteins occur, often in large numbers, in the proteomes of bacteria that also encode an exosortase, a predicted intramembrane cysteine proteinase. The presence of a PEP-CTERM domain at a protein's C-terminus predicts cleavage within the sorting domain, followed by covalent anchoring to some some component of the (usually Gram-negative) cell surface. Many PEP-CTERM proteins exhibit an unusual sequence composition that includes large numbers of potential glycosylation sites. Expression of one such protein has been shown restore the ability of a bacterium to form floc, a type of biofilm.), producing the protein MKRYFILVAAVLLVPMAVFAQPWSDNFESYSNGDNLHGVSGWLGWDGDANSTGFVTNAFSNSAPNSLAIDGTGPGRVVSDLVQEFTASGSGIYLLHTETYFPGNSTGTQWFIMLNRYNVGGAKDWSTQTQFNHTTGMVTEVDSHIPDRSGSIPIVYDRWAPIDMVIDLDNDLVSFSYNNTSLYVDQPWQQTGDLAIGAVDLWSNFASVMYYDDMSLNLVPEPATMLALGAGLALLIRRRRRKTSL; encoded by the coding sequence ATGAAACGATATTTTATTCTTGTGGCTGCGGTGCTTTTGGTGCCGATGGCCGTTTTCGCACAACCGTGGTCGGACAATTTCGAAAGCTATTCGAATGGCGATAACCTGCACGGTGTAAGCGGCTGGCTGGGCTGGGACGGTGATGCCAATTCCACGGGGTTCGTGACAAACGCTTTTTCAAACAGCGCCCCGAACTCCCTGGCCATCGATGGCACGGGGCCTGGGCGCGTTGTGTCGGACTTGGTGCAGGAGTTTACAGCTTCGGGCTCCGGCATCTATCTGCTCCATACTGAGACCTATTTCCCAGGGAACTCCACAGGTACGCAGTGGTTCATCATGCTGAACCGGTACAACGTTGGTGGCGCGAAAGACTGGTCGACTCAGACACAGTTCAATCACACGACTGGGATGGTCACGGAAGTGGACTCGCATATACCCGACCGCAGCGGCAGTATACCGATCGTATACGATCGGTGGGCGCCCATTGACATGGTGATCGATCTCGACAACGATCTGGTGTCGTTCTCCTATAACAACACGTCGTTGTACGTCGATCAGCCGTGGCAGCAAACGGGCGATCTCGCAATCGGTGCAGTGGACCTTTGGTCGAACTTTGCGTCGGTCATGTATTACGACGATATGTCGCTCAATCTCGTACCGGAGCCTGCTACGATGCTGGCCCTCGGCGCAGGATTAGCGCTGCTGATCCGTCGCCGACGCCGCAAGACCTCTCTCTAG